The following proteins are encoded in a genomic region of Odontesthes bonariensis isolate fOdoBon6 chromosome 19, fOdoBon6.hap1, whole genome shotgun sequence:
- the LOC142368943 gene encoding uncharacterized protein LOC142368943, producing the protein MEQNQEQNQEQNQEQNQELNQEQNQELNQVLKLELKQELNQEQNQVLNQVLKQELKQEQNQEQNQEQNQEQNQEMKQELKQEQNQEQNLEQNLEQNLEQNLGQNQELNQEQNQEQNPSTRNRARSSSGSTGPQKRRAQEGSRWHCCKDCGKVIKQSNLRYHQRLHTGEKPYSCDQCGAAFIALSDLKKHQRIHTGEKPFICGQCGAAFTALGSVKRHQRIHTGEKPFICDQCGAAFTRLSHLKRHQHIHTGEKPYSCGQCGAAFNDLSNLKTHQRVHTGEKPFSCGQCGAAFTTLSSLKTHQRIHAGEKPFSCGQCGAAFTDLSNLKRHQRIHTGEKPFSCGQCGAAFTTLSSLKTHQRIHAGEKPFSCGQCGAAFTVLSHLKRHQCIHTGEKPFSCGQCGAAFNRLSNLKTHQRIHTGEKPYSCGQCGAAFTTLSHLKAHQRIHTGERPFSCGQCGAAFTQLSHLKRHQRIHTGEKPFSCGQCGAAFNDLSNLKTHQRIHTGVKPFICGQCGAAFTQLGHLKGHQRIHTGEKSFSCGQCGAAFTRLDSLKRHQRSHTAEK; encoded by the exons atggagcagaaccaggagcagaaccaggagcagaaccaggagcagaaccaggagctgaaccaggagcagaaccaggagctgaaccaggtgcTGAAgttggagctgaagcaggagctgaaccaggagcagaaccaggttCTGAACCAggtgctgaagcaggagctgaagcaggagcagaaccaggagcagaaccaggagcagaaccaggagcagaaccaggaaatgaagcaggagctgaagcaggagcagaaccaggagcagaacctggagcagaacctggagcagaacctggagcagaacctggggcagaaccaggagctgaaccaggagcagaaccaggagcagaacccctccaccaggaacagagcccgctcatcctctgggtccaccgggccacag AAACgtagagcccaagagggatccagatggcactgctgtaaggactgtgggaaagttatcaaacaatcaaatctgaggtatcatcagaggcttcatacaggagagaagccatacagctgtgaccagtgtggggcagctttcattgcattatctgatctaaagaaacaccaacgtattcacacaggagagaaacctttcatctgtggtcagtgtggggcagctttcactgcattaggtagtgtaaagagacaccaacgtattcacacaggagagaaacctttcatctgtgaccagtgtggggcagctttcactagattatctcatctaaagagacaccaacatattcacacaggagagaagccatacagctgtggtcagtgtggggcagctttcaatgatttatctaatctaaagacacaccaacgtgttcacacaggagagaaacctttcagctgtggtcagtgtggggcagctttcactacattatctagtctaaagacacaccaacgtattcacgcaggagagaaacctttcagctgtggtcagtgtggggcagctttcactgatttatctaatctaaagagacaccaacgtattcacacaggagagaaacctttcagctgtggtcagtgtggggcagctttcactacattatctagtctaaagacacaccaacgtattcacgcaggagagaaacctttcagctgtggtcagtgtggggcagctttcactgtattatctcatctaaagagacaccaatgtattcacacaggagagaaacctttcagctgtggtcagtgtggggcagctttcaatagattatctaatctaaagacacaccaacgtattcacacaggagagaagccttacagttgtggtcagtgtggggcagctttcactacattatctcatctaaaggcacaccaacgtattcacacaggagagagacctttcagctgtggtcagtgtggggcagctttcactcaattatctcatctaaagagacaccaacgtattcacacaggtgagaagcctttcagctgtggtcagtgtggggcagctttcaatgatttatctaatctaaagacacaccaacgtattcacacaggagtgaagcctttcatctgtggtcagtgtggggcagctttcactcaattaggtcatctaaagggacaccaacgtattcacacaggagagaaatctttcagctgtggtcagtgtggggcagctttcactcgattagatagtctaaagagacaccaacgtagtcacactgcagagaaatga